The following is a genomic window from Neodiprion virginianus isolate iyNeoVirg1 chromosome 1, iyNeoVirg1.1, whole genome shotgun sequence.
TAGAAACTATGAAAATATGGTATGTATAAATCCAATATAACAAAgttgaaaacttgaaattgCATGGAATAAGATATCTGTACGACTTAGTGTATATAGGGTACGACATCAAAGTtgatttttaggaaaaaaaagattttgcCCCAAATGCCTTACGCCGATGCATGAATTCAACAGGATTTTAGAAGAAAGCATTAATGCCCAAAATACCACTGCAATGTCTTCAAACAGCAAGATTCACATTGTTGTAAAGGGAGAGCGATCTGATTCAAGAATTGTGAAAATCTATCGAGAGACAATGTACTCAACTATTTATCCTACAATCTCATTGGAGTGGTGTCAACCACGCAGCAGTAAGTACGATTTataatttctcaaaattttctgCTGTAATATGAAACTGCAAAATATTGTTTTGCGAGAGCAAATTACCAAGTTAATCATAGAAACTTGAGGAAAAACAGCATCTGATAAATCAATATGATCgtcaaagaaacgaaaatgtCTTGAGTTtgttagtaaaaaaaaatggtaagtGCATCTACATAGAAACAAACGTAAAGTGCAACAGCAATTATGTTTTTCTGAAGTTGATGTCCATTTTTACGTTTATCTCAAACTCTCAAAAATCTCAAAAAGTCTACACACGGACGTGGGTCCAAAATGAAATTTGCGTATCCATTTCACTGGCCTAAAAGTGTACCTTCCATAGTCCTAAAACATCTAACTTATACGAAATAAATACAAGATTCATGCTGCGTAGATAATAGACAGCAGATTGAGGCATGAAAATTCTCTGTAGACTGATGAATCTAGCAGCGCCAATATTTCACATCACGTATAATACGATGTTCAAAAACAAGTGctcagaaagaaaaaaaaagaaataatgacGATTCTACTGCTTGCTGCATCTGCGAAACAGGCGCCAGCGGTAGCCTTGTATGTGTCAAAATTAATCTAAGGAtctgtacatgtataatagaAAGATCCAAATGAGAAGTGGGAATAAATCTTCATAATCAAAATTTGCCAATGTACCTCGATACACCTACTTtcgaataaagaaaaacacttcagttgaattgaataaataattgtagagACAGATATTCaccaattttttgaatatttttttagctTTCTACTGGCTTGTACCCCCCTAATTATCGAAAGATTACTATTAgtaataaaacaaacctttcTCTTGAGTTGGTTTTGTGCTTCTTCCAactttctttttactttttccatgttcaattcattttcatgtTGTTGAGTCGCTAATCGCTTCTCAGCCAACTCCTTTCTCAATATCATTTCAGATAGCTCTTCTTGCTTTTCCCTGAGTACAAGCCTCGCTTCCCGAAGATCACCTTCTCTCGACTCAAGCTTTCTGCTCACAAAATCCAACAATTTAAGTAATCAAAAGAATGATGACCAAGAACTGAATTGGAATTAATTGAACGAAGTAAATCAAGTGACAATTCGATTTGtttctttccaatttttggcagataaataatatttattgtttaatATGGGACCCTTTGTTCAACccgtttttataaattataagtcTATGTTTAGAACTGCTTTGcgtgaaaaaaacgaaatactCGAGTctattacattttattaatattggtgacatatattttattaaaagtcGAAAGTACCTGCTAAGAATCTTAGTTTCTTCAGATTCTTTCTTAGTGGCATGGGCACGGTGCAAAATAGGTGTCAACACGTCACCACCTTCTGCTCCCAGTTGTTGTTGGGGAATTTGGTTAGCCATAGCCAATTCGTTCTCGCATTCAGCCATTCGTTGTGCGAGATTGGCTGCCATTTGTTGTATTACTGTCAAGCTAGCCTTCAGTGTAGCAACTGGTCCTAAATCTTCCgtatcataaattttttcacttgacATTGCCGCCATATCTTTCAACTTTTCCGTGGTTAATCCAGCATCCAAATCTAAcacgaaaggaaaaataacCAGACAATCAAAAAacttacaataaattgatcatttttcaatgtcATGTCAGCAGCCATTGAACAGTTTTCACAGTATTGTCCATGTTGCAGCAAATCTCCTAATAGGGTATCTGAATATGCAATCAAACCAACTTAAATAACATACTTACCACCACTGGTCACGACAGCTTGTAGAGCGTTCTTCAGTAAATCTTGGAGCGTCTTCATTACTTTAACAGAATGTTGAATACACGTGGATAATTGTTCAGGCCAGTCTTTGTCCAATCCTAAATTGACATTCGAAACAACAGAAGTTAACTGATCACGTGGTACTCGTCTTTTGGCTGCCTTAAGATGCTGCTGAATCACTTCACAGACTGTTTCTGCATGCTGACAGAGCAGACCTGAAATTCAATCGAATATGTCATGAAACATTAAGAGGCGGATCTTGTATAATCTTGCTGTGAATCTTTTGCTATCATAAATTTTCGTCTCGAAGTGCATTTGTGTTCAAATTCAACCTGAAATTCAGCAGTACTAAAAACCTTCTAACAAACCAAGTTAGATAACTCTAACTATCAATTTATTAGTCAAATAACAATCAAACGTTATTATTACAGTATTAAAGTTGAATATGAATATAAGTGTGATGAACGATTTGAGCTGTGAGATTATACAGAGTACTAATTAGGTACTCTGATTCATGTTAACCACATAATTTACTCTCCTTGATTATCTcattatgtataatgtaagTATGTTATGTAGATACAGGTTGCATAATTTTCAAGACCATGTATGACTGCAAATATTACAAGCTATTATGAATTGATCATGTTAAGattagaaacttttttttaattgaatatccgacatcatttttttcctcgacgAAACAGTCACACCATTAATCATACGTCTTGAAATCTGACTACACAAGTTCCAcataagaatttttattccacgGTAAAAGCGTTAAAAACTAACAACCGCCAATAATCAAACACTGTATCCCGGTAATGATAGCTCGATGTTTCGGCCCTAACTGCCCCGAATATAGATTTCAAAGTATGTCTTTAACAGTATTTGAGAGGCCCTAAACTACCTAGCAGGGAAAAATTTGGTGTTGAAGGCCGTTTGGCGTACCGCTGATTTAGAGTAGAGCCAGATGGCACTGCTATATTCATATATCGTTTCTATGCGGTATAAAATGTTAATGAATTAAATACAAACCTATATCACCACCTTCGCCATCTATAAGGGCTTTGATAGCAGATGCATCAGTTGCAATAGCATCACAAGCGCTTGCTAACGTTCGTGTTCCATCCGTAACAAGCCGAGCTTGATTAGCCATAAGATCTTCtccaaataaaattgaaaacattgtTGAAAAGTAGCCACTACATTTTTCTATTGCATCCATAGGTAAATTTTCATCTAATTGGTCACGTTTTGCTAGTTCAATAAGTGAGTCGAGAGACTTTTCTTGGGCTGCCATTTCGGGATATGCGACGCCAACTTTTAGCAATGTTTCAGAACTGCACATGTTCAATGCAGAGTCGAAACTTCCAAGAGCGCCCTGAAGAGCATACATATGAGAACACAGACGTGATCTGAAACTGTACTGTGCCACTGAATGTCCTTTCACGACCGATGCCCTGAAAACgtcaagaaaacaaaaaagacaGGTCAAGtcagcgtttttttttttttgaattcgaGGTcagatttcaataaatttattggtAGTCTGACGATTTCTGAACAGCtttgaaactttgtttttAACCGAAAAAATTTGTGATGCAAATGACAGCACCAATAGAAAATGTACCACTTCAAGTTTTAATCATTTGTAGATACACTTAATTCTATGCGTAAGCCCTCTTAATACATAACGATTGTGTATGGAAATCAAACAAGTTGTGGCCTACACCAACTTGCGGTTTTTGGTCAAAATAATTTACGACACCAAGAAGTGGATTTATACTAGTATTATATACCTCAATACTAACCagacaatttcaaaaaattctcataagtattaaaattttaccgttGAGCCTATTAGTAATTAGATGAGTTAAAAACAAAGATAACTGTACCTGTCAATTTTGTTAATCGGTTGATACTTGTCTCGTACTTGGGAAATTAATATTTCCGTTTTTCGAGTCATTCTCGGTATAAGAAGAAGCGTCAAGATGGCATCATGATCACCGCCACGAGCTAAAAATTGTGGTGGCATAAACGCAAGCAAATACCGAACATGAGATCTGGCCTCCTCGACATCCAGACGTCGCAGTTCAAGGTCAACAGCCTTAGTTTGTGCTCGTGTCTCTGCAAACGTCTTCTGGAAGTCTAATATTTCCGCAAGTTGTTGTTCTGCTCCTATAATTCCGGAACGTGAAGTATTAATGAATGTTTTTCACAGCAAAAACAAGGCCAAGTAAGCATATTTTCAGAGCATCTTGTTTTTGCTTACCACCTTATTGTTAACCAAGTTGTTTAATAGTTTCTCATGTATTACCTCGTGTGCCTGACTTAGTGGATTCAGTGGTCTGCAATCGCTGCTGTAACTGTAGACATTGTTCCTGTAACTGCTGCGTCAGATCGCGAAACTTTGTAATTGTTAATTCTCGATCTGCGAGTGTTTCCAATGCAGCATCACGGTGACGTTGAGCATCACGTGTAGCTCCCACTGCTAGATCCAATTCTTCACGTAATTCTAGCTCCAATTCCTTAGAAGACTCAGCCAACTGGTCCGACATATCctttagaaaaaataacataatgaataaattatcgcttttttttacttttcatgaaaaaatacaaatcgtttacttttcaaaatgtgTTTTACtttgtgcaaaaattttacacaaagTAAATAATATCACCTAATTCATTCTATGAAGGTACCTAATACTCAATGTTAACTCTGCTGAGCACAATGTGATGCTATTGATCCATTTGGGAATGGTTGGCACTGAGCCAAGATTTTAACACAAACGTATTTTAAACTTACATTAGTTACATATAAATGAATGCTGGGAAACTTCAAATTAAAAGTGGAACCAGAATATAAGAAAGTAGTTCTGCATTGAATGTTTCAGTACCTGCAGTGCTTCTAAGTCAGCCACTGCTTCTTCTAACTCAGCAACCTTCTCTTCAAGTACCATTTTACGCTCGCCCAGAACCTCCACCATTTCTTCGGCACCAAGTGCTGCATCAACCTGTTATAAAATGGatgtaaaaaatacacaactgATCAGCTCTTGAACTTTCTCATTCTCTATACAccttataaataaatatcaagtGCTAAAAACATATCTTACATGTTAACAACATTCCTGTAATCTTAATTTAGCAATAACTGAATGAATTCAACTAATGGACATGTCATTCAACAGCATCACTGCAATTGTTCttttttgataaaaactaTACCAAATTTAGGTGATATTCATGGCAAAATTCTTACCTGTTCCTGGAGATCGGCAATTTGATGTTCCATTTCTTCTACGCGTGAAGACAGTTTCTCTTTAGTGCGCCCCAATTCAAGAATTTCGGATTTCTTTTGATCCAAATCCTTTTgcagtttttgaaattcatgttTTTCATGTGCTGAAAGATCTCGCATTCGTACTAGAGTTTCCCTAAGTCGACTGTTTTGCTGTTCCAGTTGTTTTATTTCGTAAGTGGAAGGCCCAGATCCAGCAGCGCCACCTCCAGTCTATGATAAAATACTCCCGTCATACAAAATAACTAGATATGGCAATGATTGACATTTTGTTTTATgttttgacgtttttttttttaagtttagACATATGATCTCCAATAGTTGCAGAATTAATCATCGAAGGAGAACAAGGTTCGGATTCTGAACCGTACTGTAGAACGAGGTAAGAGtctgaaaattgtaaaaacgtTAATAAgacaaataaatgaaatgctttattatttatttaaaaaaccaAATGACAACAGTGTAAGACACTTTCACTTCCATGAAAAAAGTAGATGCACCACTTAAAATTTGATAGCCTCAGCTCTTCAATATGACAATTGATATtttcgttcatttatttatacatttgtttatttatttatttatttatttatatacattacGCGAGTCGTAAATAACTCCAATAAATGGCACATCTTTGATAATTTCACTAATGTTAAGGTGAGGAACTTTCTTGCCAAAAGTTATgttataaacatttttctatatttatgATAAAGCCATTTTGCCTGAGCCAATTACGAATGTTGTTCATATCACTTTGAAATAAGGTTTTATTATTGGGGTGTGTGATGGAATAAAACATTTTCGCATCATCATCAAAAACTAAACAAATTCTACAACAATATGTATATCGTTTATTAACGAACAAAAATGTTCAATATAAATCACCACCTGTCCTCGTTACTCAAATTTATTAACTTCTTTAGAATTAGATATTTGATTTTATCGGTTCAGCAAATTTCGAGCGAGTCATAGAATGACATTTTGATTGATGATATCTGGCGAATGGATTGTTGTAATTTACTAATGTTTTAACTTATCAATAGGATTTGCTCCAAGTTGAAACTCAGTAAATTTTGAGATCAATAGATGCAGTACTTGTttagtcaaaaaaaaaagcctcACACCTCATCACCAAAAGTAAACTGCTTCTGATACTTCTTATTACTCACATAGATCGTGATATTTGTATGGCTCGTCTCTATGGTCAGCTTAATAAACTTGTTGTTCTCAATTATTGTGTCTAATTTTTCAAAGGGTGTAAATTACAAACGCAATTCTCATGAACACCGCCGATCTACAAAACGTGTCCTTGATTCACGCTATAACCAGGCAAAGAAAATCAGTAGGCAAAGGAAAAtgcagagaatttttttcaacactctCCACACGATTGTAAGGATATACCCGAAATATTTGACAATTATCATACACACCGTTCACTTAAAATTGAacgagaaaaatgtatttttaattgaaagtAATTAGTTACAAAGACGAAAGACGAACTGAAAACTATCGATACTACAGAGTACAGATTCAGGAATTcgcgaaaaattttggaaCGTTTTGTCTGCATCGTTTATGGGTAATagatagaaaaataaacaaatgcgCTAGTTTCCTATCATCTGCGACCATTTTCGGATGAACTTCTACCTGTGCGTATGCACCTGTGGGGGGGGTATGCGCATATGCATAGGGTATTCCAAGTCGAATTTTACCCCATTTTAGCCCATTACGTCACCCCCTTCGATTGTGATAATCTTTTAGTATGATGTTCTTATCAACACAAAATTGGCTCGGGAATTATTTCAGAGTTTCTTAAGCCACTGGTGAAATTCAGACAAAATCGTTAAACCAATTCGAAAAACACGATTCttttaaatttgcaataattCAAACTGATTCTATGATTcaaaatgtgatttttgaGCACCATACGATAATGGGATCTCAAGTGTTTAGTTTTTCTATGTCGGAACTGGTGTATTTATTTCGTTCATTTATCTCGATCTAAATAAATAGCAACGTTACATTATGTTTATGATTCCGTGATCTATTTAGATCGGGGAATAGatataaaagagaaaaatataaattccgtcattgaaaaattaaagacttgcgaaaaaatagtaaatatcGCAATCCCATTATCGTGTGGTTCttaaaaatcacatttcaaTTCATAGAATTCGTGTAAgttatttcagattttaaacAAAAGGCGTTTTcgcaattgatttttcgtttgttttgaaatttcaccggaGGCTTAAAAAGAttgagatttttaaaaattccgAAGACCTTTTGGGTCGGTAAAAACAtcatactaaaaaataattgaaatcgaGGAGGGTTAGATACATGGGCTgctaatttgacgtggaatgatccatatatatgcatgtgtgcgtctgtatatacatgtgagtgatcaatttttttatccgacAATATCTCGAGAACAAGTTACAGCATTTCTATGATTTTGGTCTCGATTGACGTAGTTTCCCAAACTTAGAACTGACCAGATTTTGGCTTTGACCAGTCCAGCACTTTtagaattatttaaataacaaaaaattataaataataaatgaaaaattgtgatatCTTAAGAACGGAGAAAcggattcgaatgaaaattggtaccgtgTGGTTTTTTGGTAcactgatcacgaatctaaagacatattttcaattttattattattattattattattattgttgttgttgttgttgttgttgttgttgttgttgttgttgttgttgttgttattgttgttgttgttattattgttataatttcatttcgaaaCGAGTTTGTAAACGGGAAATTCAAAGATTGGCCCATGGTTAGTTCAAACccgcttgttttttttccgttattcTTGCGCGTTTATGGACCGGTGAACGGTCTCGAGAGGATATAGggaatttgcgattttttttaaatgcacGCCGGTTCCATATGAAcaacacgataaaaaaaaacgagcatTCTGTCAGCAAATTATCTCTTAATTACTACAGTAGTATTTAAAGTAGAGCAGTAAGGCACAAACTACGGTCAAAAAGACTTTCTCCTCTCATTGTCACATGTAAGCTCTAATAAACGTGTATTAATCATACCTGACTTGTGAATCCCAAAGGTCCACAAAGAAAAAACGTGATCCTTGAGTAAAGAGCGCTCATAATGTGATAGTAAAATTGAAGTCAGTACTTCTGAATGGTGACACGAAAACTGGATTGAAACCTTTTTGGGTACACGAACTCTTCAAAGAAGCGATTATCCAGAGGCTATAAAGAAGGAGTTGTCCAGCTTGGCAAGATCAAACAACTGGACAACTTCGTAAATATCTTTGAGAAATTATTGAGATTAGTTCTAACAGAGCAAGGATGTCAACATTCAAAAGACCAGTCAATGGATTATATACAACGAATAGTCGAATACCGAAAGGCCTAAATCGACGTGAAACATCAAAACAAGACACAGCCTAGAGGACACGCGGATTCGTAAGAAAGTAAACACATGGCGAATTGAGCTAATACGCGCAACTTTGCTTCAAAGTAGTTTCGAACAGTCCGAACACCTTTGTGCAGCACACATGCGAGGCGCTCGTACACTAGGctggtcaaaaaaatttaatatttttttgaaagtcaCATGTTTAACAGTCGTAGGAAGAGGAAATAACGAGCCCGTTACAAACTGAGCCcttaatatcaatatttagTAGTTTCTAAACGCAATTTTCCGTCTTCCTTTTAATCGAcacaagaaaataattttgatcaTTTCTGAATTTTGTAGGTCAGTAACGAGGCAGTGTACTTAAATGTCCGATACATAATTTTGTTAGGAATTTAATGCTCTGCGAAAAAGGTCTGGCATGATTTTTTGACAGTTAAgctttttcaaaagttattcaattgatttatttgttattcaaatgatttGTTGATAACTAAACTTTTTCgaaagttattcaaggttaaagttgaaatcatgtaaatattctttttttcgatataAACAGAGAAAATATTAGAGTTATCACAAAAtatggtggtttttttttttttttttgtaaagcaTTTCAACCGCTATGAAATCAAgtcatttaattaatttttacaaaagaaCGCCACCGTATTTTAAGATAAGTCTAGTATTTTCGCTGTTAATCTcgaaaaaagtgaatttttacatgatttcaactttaaccttaaataacttttgaaaaagtttaattatcaaaaaattatgacagatctttttgtagagcattaaattccctacaaagTATGTATCGGAAATTTATGTACATTATCCCGTTATTCATCTACAAAATTCAGAAGTaactaaattattttctcgtgttaattaaatggaAAACGGAAAATTGCGTTTAGGAACCACTAAATGTTgatattaagggctcaaatTGTAAGAGGCGTGATTCCCTCTACCTAAAACTATAAACATAACTACCAtcaaatgtttaaaaaaaattgaccgcAACCCCCAATTTGTCCGATTAACTCTAACACGCCCCGACAAGCAGTTAGATTTTTACACGAATAAATGCgtgcatttgaaattttcttcagaaAACTATCAATTACTTTAAAACtgtatgttataaaaaaatttcttgtgGCTATTTTATAGCAAATTtaacgctctacaaaaaagatctttttttcaaaaattttggaaatctaATAAATATCACGAGTTTTCGAGAAATTCACCAAAACGTAAATCTTTATCCTACTGAAAATGTTCCCgtgttgaattttaaaatgttttgaaagaattcggcttgtaatttattacacgcATTTTCCttgtaaattcgataaaatatataagaaatcacataataaattatgaaagTACGAATCATCAGATATATTAGATCAAAATTCATATAGTTCACTATATAGTTGACTATGTAATGCATGGTTGTTCGGATAAATAAACATTTGGACAAACTGAATCATTATTCAGATAAAAGATAATTCGGATAATTGACGTTCGGGTAATCAAAGCTCTACtgtaactgaaaaaatgaaattgaaagacagaaaaaaagtGTCACAAAACCTAAAGTAAAAACCACAGAAACGtgcaatgaaaataagaaggtAGCGGAGAAAGGGAAGGAAAGGAAAACCAGTAAAAGTCTACTTTGGGAGAATGCGGGTGGTACGAAAGTGAGAGAAGTGGTAGAAGGTGAAGAGAAAATATGAGATCGGAGACAAAGAAAAGGAGTGAAAGAAGAGAAGGCATATGTAAATGCAGAAAACCTTTGGTACAGAGGACACAAAAGAGAGAAAGCAAAGGGAGGATGCGAAGGTGATGAATAAGAAAAGCGATAACATAAAAGTTTGTGTACGTTTTAACATATAGCAGAGGTGAGTAAAGAAACAggagttttgaaaaaagataacGAACTGGGACGTAACAAGACTGGTAGAAACATTGATTGAAGAGATGGGTTGGAAGATGATGACCTTGAAAATGCAAAAGGGATTCCAATAAGGACAACATTCAATCAAGAATAATATGAAGAAATGTATGGAAGAGCAACACATTAACAGCATTGAGAATCGGGTTACCAGAAAAATAAGGAGGGAGTACAGCAGGAATGCGAAGAAGTGCGAAGTCGGAGAATGGGGATGAATATGGAGGATGGTGGATATTGACGAAATACGTAGATGGCAGTGTAGAAAAGAAAGTGTAGGAGTTGATGGAGGCGTTGAAAAGTTCCATAAAATAGTCAAGATTTCCGTAGTGGAAATTTTAATCCGAGGAGATCAAGTAGGTATAGCTGGCAGTGGAGAGAGCTAAacaaaagaaggaaaagaggGAGTCAAAGGACGAAAAGTTAGACAAAAATGGCGTTTAACTGATTGAgctgatagaaaaaaaaacagaatatGCAGGGTGACCCAGAAATATTCCCTCATAGGCCCGGATGTACTCCTCGTGAAAACCTGCGactgaattgttttttacttttgataagaaatttttcattcgcgaATTACTAATTTGGAATGGCCAATTTAGAATGGCTGTAATTCGCAAATGACAAATTTCATGtgagaaatacaaaaaatttcgctcACAGTTTTTCACGAGGGATACATTGGTAACCTATAAGGTGATAGTCCTGGGTCACCCTGTATGAGACTTGCAAAGTAAAAGCGACAAATGAAGAATCCTCATTACCTCTGTTTTAATGATAAACAATTTTCTGATCTTTTCAGATTTTACGTTCAAACGGTTTGCGAGTTCTGAAATTTTACATGTTAAGGATTACGCCCTTACCGATAGtcttcaaaaaattcacaaaaattttgtgatcCAAGACTAACATGTTCTGACAAAATTAAAAGTGgtaaatcttttttttgtatttcattttgatttttaaaaatcaatccTGCATCAGCGGGAGCGATAcatgagaataaataaatatttccgaTGAAAAGAACCATATTAGAGAAGAATAAACGATAGCAATTGAACATTTtccaaattaattattttttttaaatattacttTAATCATAGCATGTGACATATATGAGCCATTCCATGTCAAACCGCATATTTTTGTGGCCAAATTTACATCGATATTTCCAAATACAACGTAAGTTTGTCAATACATTGTCTTTGCCTCGAGAGAattatttgcttttttttcgaattttaatgttattgttttcaaaaacgtcAAAACAGTCGTGCATGATGATCTTCAAACACTCTTATCTCCGAACCTATTTTAAAACATCGGAGTAGGGATATAGGGATCGGAGGAGAGTGAGCGAGTAGAAGTCCGAGAAAGATACGTACATGAGAAGAATGTTAGGTGTCGACTGGAGGACACCAGAGTACATGATCAGAAAGAGAAGCAATAGATATATAACGAGGACATAAGTATGGAGGACAGCCCAGAGATTCGAAAAAGAGCTCAGACTAGGGGAGGCAGCGAGACAGTGAGAGAGTACCTGGGAGAGGCAGAAGATAAAGGAGTTATGTTGatggtgaaaagaaaataaatcaatgtAAAGAAGAGTGAAAGAAGGGGTGAAAGGGagtaaatggaaaaaatggtGAAAGAGCAGGTTGGATGTAGGATAGGAAATAGTGCATAAGAAAGATAAGAGAGATAAGTACATAGAGCGAAGCAGACTTGTTGAGAATTAATGAGACCCGCagtatgaataaaatattagagaaaaacgaaaaactattcaaaaaatgtaaacgTGGCATTGTTTATGAATCAAATGACATCTCTACTACGTAATAGAGGTGAATCTAATTGAACAATACAAGAATAttaacaatttgagaa
Proteins encoded in this region:
- the LOC124310133 gene encoding dynactin subunit 1 isoform X2; this translates as MSYKNGQRVEVIGKDCQGVIAYIGHPSFATGKWIGVILDEPKGKNNGTVKGQSYFQCRENHGMFVRQTQLILLDESGNRAEPASPSSAGSAPTTPDDSGAARARSRLNSVRRKTSPAQSARQRPDKLTGSRLSLGGSKTQLSAPSTESLTGSQHERKEVGESHIPAPTSTKRASFIEKSPSTSSPPGKKPKAQDDQNNTGFVETLKPQFVPGQAIASQSVTALGSAIEEKLSHMQMMQENDNLKAQVRDLNEKLETLRMKRLQEKEKMKDYEKTKLQLDQLIEFKTKVMESQASLQRQLQWARQETRDAQAARDQHQEEMADLVETVEMATLDKEMAEEKAETLQIELDQAKEKLEELTLDLEIMRAEISDKTGGGAAGSGPSTYEIKQLEQQNSRLRETLVRMRDLSAHEKHEFQKLQKDLDQKKSEILELGRTKEKLSSRVEEMEHQIADLQEQVDAALGAEEMVEVLGERKMVLEEKVAELEEAVADLEALQDMSDQLAESSKELELELREELDLAVGATRDAQRHRDAALETLADRELTITKFRDLTQQLQEQCLQLQQRLQTTESTKSGTRGAEQQLAEILDFQKTFAETRAQTKAVDLELRRLDVEEARSHVRYLLAFMPPQFLARGGDHDAILTLLLIPRMTRKTEILISQVRDKYQPINKIDRASVVKGHSVAQYSFRSRLCSHMYALQGALGSFDSALNMCSSETLLKVGVAYPEMAAQEKSLDSLIELAKRDQLDENLPMDAIEKCSGYFSTMFSILFGEDLMANQARLVTDGTRTLASACDAIATDASAIKALIDGEGGDIGLLCQHAETVCEVIQQHLKAAKRRVPRDQLTSVVSNVNLGLDKDWPEQLSTCIQHSVKVMKTLQDLLKNALQAVVTSGDLDAGLTTEKLKDMAAMSSEKIYDTEDLGPVATLKASLTVIQQMAANLAQRMAECENELAMANQIPQQQLGAEGGDVLTPILHRAHATKKESEETKILSRKLESREGDLREARLVLREKQEELSEMILRKELAEKRLATQQHENELNMEKVKRKLEEAQNQLKRKEKEFEETMDHLQTDIDSLENERGQLKEKLKSYGKKSTTATAASSESAASTIGISGVSASAPPENKFLLQEVNALREALATEHRHKTKLLADSLQQKLNALPPLPVVAKQKSVDSKLEELQLKKNNLLKEVQHAMLFPVVPDLTRKRDINREGTILEKANPAYQLLHQQLVVKQLGERAEQLASEVREEAVKRRLGGRAEADFAVFPSLEMAAAMAGHDHLMAAKIKIPYNGPSQNQTINLGVPELRKIHSLLCY
- the LOC124310133 gene encoding dynactin subunit 1 isoform X4, which translates into the protein MSYKNGQRVEVIGKDCQGVIAYIGHPSFATGKWIGVILDEPKGKNNGTVKGQSYFQCRENHGMFVRQTQLILLDESGNRAEPASPSSAGSAPTTPDDSGAARARSRLNSSRLSLGGSKTQLSAPSTESLTGSQHERKEVGESHIPAPTSTKRASFIEKSPSTSSPPGKKPKAQDDQNNTGFVETLKPQFVPGQAIASQSVTALGSAIEEKLSHMQMMQENDNLKAQVRDLNEKLETLRMKRLQEKEKMKDYEKTKLQLDQLIEFKTKVMESQASLQRQLQWARQETRDAQAARDQHQEEMADLVETVEMATLDKEMAEEKAETLQIELDQAKEKLEELTLDLEIMRAEISDKTGGGAAGSGPSTYEIKQLEQQNSRLRETLVRMRDLSAHEKHEFQKLQKDLDQKKSEILELGRTKEKLSSRVEEMEHQIADLQEQVDAALGAEEMVEVLGERKMVLEEKVAELEEAVADLEALQDMSDQLAESSKELELELREELDLAVGATRDAQRHRDAALETLADRELTITKFRDLTQQLQEQCLQLQQRLQTTESTKSGTRGAEQQLAEILDFQKTFAETRAQTKAVDLELRRLDVEEARSHVRYLLAFMPPQFLARGGDHDAILTLLLIPRMTRKTEILISQVRDKYQPINKIDRASVVKGHSVAQYSFRSRLCSHMYALQGALGSFDSALNMCSSETLLKVGVAYPEMAAQEKSLDSLIELAKRDQLDENLPMDAIEKCSGYFSTMFSILFGEDLMANQARLVTDGTRTLASACDAIATDASAIKALIDGEGGDIGLLCQHAETVCEVIQQHLKAAKRRVPRDQLTSVVSNVNLGLDKDWPEQLSTCIQHSVKVMKTLQDLLKNALQAVVTSGDLDAGLTTEKLKDMAAMSSEKIYDTEDLGPVATLKASLTVIQQMAANLAQRMAECENELAMANQIPQQQLGAEGGDVLTPILHRAHATKKESEETKILSRKLESREGDLREARLVLREKQEELSEMILRKELAEKRLATQQHENELNMEKVKRKLEEAQNQLKRKEKEFEETMDHLQTDIDSLENERGQLKEKLKSYGKKSTTATAASSESAASTIGISGVSASAPPENKFLLQEVNALREALATEHRHKTKLLADSLQQKLNALPPLPVVAKQKSVDSKLEELQLKKNNLLKEVQHAMLFPVVPDLTRKRDINREGTILEKANPAYQLLHQQLVVKQLGERAEQLASEVREEAVKRRLGGRAEADFAVFPSLEMAAAMAGHDHLMAAKIKIPYNGPSQNQTINLGVPELRKIHSLLCY